Sequence from the SAR202 cluster bacterium genome:
TTTCCAGGCGAAACCTCGCCCGTCATTGGCCGTTTCGCGAACCGTTTCCCTGCGGGGGAGGCTCAGTCTTTATCCAGCAGCGCAGCACCTCTGCAACGCTCCATGCCTGGGCGCAGCAGCCCCTCGGCAGGTACGGCTCCTCTGCGTCGAATATCTCGCTGATGGAGCCTATGCACCCCTCATCCAGGTGACTCACGAAGCCGCGCAGGAAGTGCCTGGCCTCCCCCGTGCGTCCGGGGTGCACCCTCAGCCATGCGTCAATGAACGGTCCAACAAGCCAGCCCCACACAGTGCCCTGATGGTAAGCCGCGTCGCGGGAACGGAGGTCGCCGTAGTACATCGCCTTGTAGTCGGTGTGTCCCGGGGCAAGCGAGCGCAGGCCAAGGGGCGTAAGCAGCTTTTCACGCACAATGTTGACGACGGGTTCCCACTTGTCCTCGTCCAGGACCGGGTGGTCCAGGGAGACTGCCAGCACCTGGTTGGGCCGGCAGGCGGGATCATTTCCTGCAGGGCCGTCTATCACATCGTAGAGATAGCCGGCGCCCTCGTTCCAGAAGCGCGTGTTGAAGGATTTGCGCGCCTTCTTGGCGTGGCCGGCGAAGAACGCGGCATCGTGGCCGCCTTTCCTGTATTCCAACCCCGCGGCCCACCCCTCCATAAGCTTCAAGGCGTTATACCAGAGGGCGTTAATCTCCACAGCCTTGCCGCGCCTGGGGGTCACCACCCAGTCTCCCACCTTGGCGTCCATCCATGTTAACTGGTAGCCCGCTTCCCCCTGCCTGATGAGCCCGTCCCGGGGGTCCACGCCTATGCCGAACCTTGTACCCTTCAGATGGTGCTCCACAATGTCGCAGAGGAAGGGCAGCAGCATCCTGAGGGTCGCAACATCGCCGGTGGCGTTGACGTACTGCTCGATGGCATGGAAGAACCAGAGAGTCGCGTCCGCGGTGTGGTACAGCCCTTGCCGCTCGCCCTCAGGGAACATGTTGGGGATGAGCCCGTCCCTGACGTAATGGGCGAAGGTACGGAGGATGTATCCCGCCTCAACGTGCCTGCCCGTGGCCAGGGTCAGGCCCTCCACGCTGATCATCGTGTCGCGGCCCCAGTCCGTGAACCAGTGATAGCCGGCAATGATTGTGCGTACCTCGTCCCCTGCCGCCCGAGCCCGGGCGGAG
This genomic interval carries:
- a CDS encoding glycogen debranching protein gives rise to the protein MVEATKLKQDPGEAGVELEPLLTREWLVTNGLGGYASGTISGVTTRRYHGLLVAALPAPMGRMTMLNHLFEDLVPQGGQAIRLGGEEHADRSLQLHGATQLTGVRLEDGLPVWQYDVDGATIEDTLLMPHRQNTVYVTYRVVGGDRRFRLKLSPAVNFRHHDAPVNAPLKKGYGFTAMDDRYELSLCRDLPPLRMRLYGQSSSFTLEGKVIPDLLYRVEESRGYESTGQLWSPGHLSVDLGPGNDATFVASTDDWDTMSAMSTGEAFAAEKERRRRLLAIAHPVARKSETAATLVMAADQFIITPAGRVADSARARAAGDEVRTIIAGYHWFTDWGRDTMISVEGLTLATGRHVEAGYILRTFAHYVRDGLIPNMFPEGERQGLYHTADATLWFFHAIEQYVNATGDVATLRMLLPFLCDIVEHHLKGTRFGIGVDPRDGLIRQGEAGYQLTWMDAKVGDWVVTPRRGKAVEINALWYNALKLMEGWAAGLEYRKGGHDAAFFAGHAKKARKSFNTRFWNEGAGYLYDVIDGPAGNDPACRPNQVLAVSLDHPVLDEDKWEPVVNIVREKLLTPLGLRSLAPGHTDYKAMYYGDLRSRDAAYHQGTVWGWLVGPFIDAWLRVHPGRTGEARHFLRGFVSHLDEGCIGSISEIFDAEEPYLPRGCCAQAWSVAEVLRCWIKTEPPPQGNGSRNGQ